Proteins encoded in a region of the Mycobacterium branderi genome:
- a CDS encoding MMPL family transporter, with translation MTWDRLAAAVTRRRSWLITLGAVVLGAGFTAMGGANSAAGQAPVSLPPGSESARAEALAAQFPGGDRTSAILVVTRSDGTSLGAPDVAAADQARARMQAVMGPDPGPPMTVSADGKAVVGVVPLSAELTGLALDDTVAALRSAAATGLPPDLRAHVTGGPAFGADIANAFAGANITLLAVTASVVALLLIATYRSPVLWLVPLGVIAFADRVATAVGTAVAGPTGLRFDGSTAGITSVLVFGAGTNYALLLISRYREELRRNADHRAALRRAVRRAAPAIVASNATVVLGLLTLLLAATPSTRSLGVLAACGLAVAAVSVLLVLPPLLAMCGPRLFWPLIPRPGDDRAIGSRPWHRMAESVARRPALVAVVAIAALAVMATGLLGIRIGLSQTEQFRGKADSVTGFDVLAHHFPAGLANPTMVIAATAHKPQVQQAINTTAGVASATASNSPTALTQWSLVINAAPASDDAFKIIAALRDSVKKADPDAVVGGADAQALDIRDAAERDRLVLIPAILAVIVMVLYALLRSVLAPPTLLAATILGALAALGLGGWASLRVFSFPALDNSTPLFAFMFLAALGVDYTIFLVIRAREEAAGHGACDGMIRAVSSTGGVITSAGIVLAAVFCVLGVLPLIVLTQLGIIVGLGILLDTFVVRTLVIPALFALIGDRIWWPTDPARN, from the coding sequence GTGACCTGGGACCGTCTCGCCGCCGCGGTGACCCGTCGCCGTTCCTGGCTGATCACCCTCGGAGCGGTCGTGCTCGGCGCCGGTTTCACGGCGATGGGCGGGGCGAACAGCGCGGCCGGACAGGCCCCTGTGTCGCTACCACCGGGCTCCGAATCCGCGCGTGCTGAGGCCCTGGCGGCCCAGTTCCCGGGTGGTGACCGCACGTCCGCGATCTTGGTGGTCACCCGCTCGGACGGCACCAGCCTGGGCGCGCCCGACGTGGCGGCCGCTGATCAGGCCCGCGCCCGGATGCAGGCGGTAATGGGCCCCGATCCCGGGCCGCCGATGACGGTGTCGGCCGACGGGAAGGCCGTCGTCGGAGTGGTGCCGCTCAGTGCCGAGTTGACCGGTCTGGCCCTCGACGACACGGTGGCGGCCCTGCGCAGCGCCGCGGCCACCGGCCTGCCGCCGGACCTCCGAGCCCACGTCACCGGCGGGCCGGCGTTCGGCGCCGACATCGCCAACGCGTTCGCCGGCGCCAACATCACGCTGTTGGCGGTCACGGCGTCGGTGGTGGCTCTGTTGCTCATCGCCACCTACCGTTCCCCCGTGCTGTGGCTGGTGCCGCTGGGGGTCATCGCATTCGCCGACCGCGTCGCGACGGCGGTCGGCACTGCAGTGGCCGGCCCGACCGGGCTGAGGTTCGACGGCTCCACCGCCGGGATCACGAGCGTGCTGGTGTTCGGCGCCGGCACCAACTATGCGCTGCTGCTGATTTCGCGTTACCGCGAAGAGCTTCGCCGCAACGCCGACCACCGCGCGGCCCTGCGCCGCGCGGTGCGCAGAGCCGCGCCCGCCATCGTCGCCAGCAACGCGACCGTGGTGCTGGGGCTGCTGACCCTGCTGCTCGCCGCGACGCCGAGTACCCGCAGTCTGGGAGTGCTGGCGGCGTGCGGCCTGGCGGTCGCGGCGGTGTCGGTGCTGCTGGTGTTGCCGCCGCTGCTGGCAATGTGTGGGCCCCGGCTGTTTTGGCCGCTGATCCCTCGCCCGGGCGACGACCGGGCGATCGGTTCCCGGCCCTGGCATCGGATGGCCGAGTCGGTTGCGCGACGTCCGGCACTGGTCGCCGTAGTCGCGATCGCGGCACTGGCCGTGATGGCCACCGGGCTGCTTGGCATACGGATCGGCCTGTCGCAGACGGAGCAATTCCGGGGCAAGGCCGACTCGGTGACCGGTTTTGACGTCCTCGCCCACCACTTTCCCGCCGGCCTGGCCAACCCAACCATGGTGATCGCCGCCACCGCCCACAAACCCCAAGTGCAGCAAGCGATCAACACAACAGCCGGGGTGGCGTCGGCAACCGCGTCGAATTCACCGACCGCGTTGACACAGTGGTCGCTGGTGATCAACGCGGCGCCGGCGTCTGATGACGCATTCAAAATTATTGCAGCGCTGCGTGATTCGGTGAAAAAAGCAGACCCTGATGCCGTGGTGGGCGGCGCCGACGCGCAGGCCCTCGACATTCGCGATGCGGCCGAGCGTGACCGGCTGGTGCTGATTCCGGCCATCCTGGCGGTCATCGTGATGGTGCTCTACGCCTTGCTGCGATCGGTGCTCGCGCCGCCGACTTTGCTCGCGGCCACAATTCTGGGTGCCCTCGCAGCGCTGGGATTGGGCGGTTGGGCCAGTCTGCGGGTGTTCAGCTTCCCGGCGCTGGATAACAGCACGCCGTTGTTCGCGTTCATGTTCCTGGCTGCTCTGGGGGTCGACTACACGATCTTCCTGGTCATCCGTGCCCGCGAGGAGGCCGCCGGCCACGGTGCCTGCGACGGCATGATCCGTGCGGTGTCGTCGACCGGCGGCGTGATCACCAGTGCAGGAATCGTTTTGGCGGCGGTGTTCTGCGTGCTCGGAGTGCTGCCGCTGATTGTGCTGACACAGCTGGGCATCATCGTCGGACTCGGGATCCTGCTCGACACGTTCGTCGTGCGCACTCTGGTGATCCCCGCCCTGTTCGCGTTGATCGGCGACCGCATCTGGTGGCCCACCGACCCCGCTCGCAACTAA
- a CDS encoding MarR family winged helix-turn-helix transcriptional regulator — MDEQLDSREELESLISADLRALTSESDQIGQLFSRSQGVRIADFRALLHIMVAETAGAPITSGELRDRMGLSGAAITYMVDRLIDSGHIRRESHPADRRKVVLRYAPAGLATARSFFTPLRQHTHAALAGLPDAELAAAHRVFNALIAAMRAFQADLGAP, encoded by the coding sequence ATGGATGAGCAACTCGACAGCCGCGAAGAACTGGAATCGCTGATCTCGGCCGACCTACGGGCCCTGACGAGCGAATCCGATCAGATCGGCCAGTTGTTTTCCCGGTCGCAGGGCGTCCGGATCGCCGATTTCCGCGCGCTGCTGCACATCATGGTTGCCGAAACAGCCGGGGCGCCAATCACTTCCGGAGAACTTCGAGACCGGATGGGCTTGTCCGGTGCCGCGATCACGTACATGGTGGACCGACTGATCGACTCCGGGCACATCCGCCGAGAGTCCCATCCCGCCGACCGGCGCAAAGTCGTGCTCCGCTACGCCCCGGCCGGCCTCGCCACCGCCCGTTCGTTTTTCACCCCGCTGCGCCAACACACCCACGCGGCGCTCGCAGGGTTGCCCGACGCCGAGTTGGCCGCCGCCCACCGGGTTTTCAACGCGCTGATCGCGGCGATGCGCGCGTTCCAGGCCGATCTGGGCGCGCCGTGA
- a CDS encoding esterase, which yields MRTVIAAALLAAGALVGWPGGPRAIADPSCTSMGGSLEGGQTCHVHTANSTYTLDMKFPVDYPDQQALADYLTQNRDGFINVAQTSGPRDQPYQMEVTSEQYRSGKPPKGTQSVVLKVFEDLGGPRPSTFYKGFNYDLDKRQPITFDNLFAPGSKPLDAIYPIVQRELSRQTGLGGTIPPGTGLDSSHYQNFAITDDSLIFYFAPGELLPPFAGAAQAQVPRNAIPPLAVS from the coding sequence ATGCGCACTGTGATCGCGGCCGCGCTGCTGGCGGCCGGAGCCCTGGTGGGCTGGCCGGGCGGGCCGCGGGCCATCGCCGACCCGTCATGCACAAGCATGGGCGGCAGCCTCGAGGGCGGGCAGACGTGTCACGTGCACACCGCGAACTCCACCTACACCCTCGACATGAAGTTTCCGGTCGACTATCCCGACCAGCAGGCCCTGGCTGACTACCTCACCCAGAACCGGGACGGGTTCATCAACGTCGCGCAGACGTCGGGACCCCGCGACCAGCCCTACCAGATGGAAGTGACGTCCGAGCAGTACCGCTCGGGCAAACCGCCGAAGGGCACCCAGAGCGTGGTGCTCAAGGTGTTCGAAGACTTGGGCGGGCCGCGTCCCTCGACCTTCTACAAGGGTTTCAACTACGACCTCGACAAACGCCAGCCGATCACCTTCGACAACCTGTTCGCGCCGGGCAGCAAGCCGCTTGACGCCATCTATCCGATCGTGCAGCGAGAGCTGAGCCGGCAGACGGGGCTGGGCGGCACAATCCCGCCCGGCACCGGCCTGGACTCGTCGCATTACCAGAACTTCGCTATCACCGACGACTCGCTGATCTTCTACTTCGCGCCGGGGGAGTTGCTGCCGCCCTTCGCGGGCGCCGCCCAGGCGCAGGTGCCGCGTAACGCGATCCCGCCGTTGGCGGTGTCTTAG
- a CDS encoding TspO/MBR family protein: MNKPTLVATSLAVAAAAGSGSLASRSRVAGWYARLRKPAYVPPSPVFPAAWSALYTDIAATSALAVDRLRRAGRRDDARRYAIALGLNLFLNAGWSWLFFRFGRLGASAVGAAALTASSADLVRRTAQADPRAALALSPYPLWCAFATAMSTDIWRLNR, translated from the coding sequence ATGAATAAGCCCACACTGGTTGCGACGTCGCTGGCCGTCGCCGCAGCCGCCGGTAGCGGAAGCCTCGCCAGCCGGTCCCGCGTCGCGGGGTGGTATGCGCGGCTGCGCAAGCCGGCCTATGTGCCGCCAAGCCCGGTCTTCCCGGCGGCCTGGAGCGCGCTGTACACCGACATCGCGGCCACCTCTGCGCTGGCCGTTGACCGCTTGCGTCGGGCCGGACGCCGCGACGATGCCCGCCGCTACGCGATCGCCTTGGGTCTCAATCTGTTTCTCAACGCGGGGTGGAGTTGGCTGTTCTTCCGTTTCGGGCGGCTCGGCGCCTCTGCCGTCGGCGCCGCCGCGCTGACAGCCAGCAGCGCCGACTTGGTGCGCAGGACCGCCCAAGCCGATCCGCGGGCCGCACTCGCCCTGTCGCCCTACCCACTCTGGTGTGCCTTCGCTACCGCCATGTCCACCGATATCTGGCGACTCAACCGCTAA
- a CDS encoding class I SAM-dependent methyltransferase: MTFGLDDVAYLASDAGSAALAVVAGFELTDLVADIAAIRARFGDRTPVLVETVLLRRRAAAKLPGTSDWLFTDEALQQASAAPVAQHRAQRLAGLVVHDVTCSVGTELAALRGVAARAVGSDIDPVRLAMARHNVGDVALCRADALRPVTRDAVVVADPARRSGGRRRFNPRDYQPALDALFDVYRGRSLVVKCAPGIDFDAVRRLGFAGEIEVTSYGGSVREACLWSGVLASPGVRRRATVLDRGEQITDAEPDDCPVRPAGRWIVDPDGAVVRAGLVRHYAARHGLWQLDPDIAYLSGERLPRGVRGFEVLEQVAFDERRLRQALAALDCGALEILVRGVDVDPDALRKRLRLRGRQALSVVITRIGSGRAVFVCRPSR; this comes from the coding sequence CTGACGTTCGGGCTCGACGACGTTGCCTACCTGGCATCGGACGCGGGCTCCGCGGCGCTGGCCGTGGTGGCCGGTTTCGAGCTGACCGACCTGGTGGCGGACATCGCCGCGATCCGGGCCCGGTTCGGCGACCGCACACCGGTGCTGGTCGAAACGGTGTTGTTGCGCCGCCGCGCGGCCGCCAAACTGCCGGGCACCAGCGACTGGCTGTTCACCGACGAGGCGCTGCAGCAGGCCAGCGCCGCCCCCGTCGCCCAGCATCGCGCGCAGCGGTTGGCCGGCTTGGTGGTGCACGACGTGACCTGCTCGGTCGGCACCGAGCTGGCGGCCCTGCGCGGTGTGGCGGCCCGGGCGGTCGGCAGCGACATTGACCCGGTGCGGCTGGCGATGGCGCGGCACAACGTCGGAGATGTCGCGCTGTGCCGCGCCGACGCACTGCGCCCGGTGACCCGCGACGCGGTCGTCGTCGCCGACCCAGCGCGTCGCAGTGGCGGGCGGCGCCGCTTCAACCCGCGCGACTACCAGCCCGCGCTGGACGCGTTGTTCGACGTCTACCGCGGCCGTTCGCTGGTTGTAAAGTGCGCTCCCGGAATCGATTTCGACGCAGTGCGGCGTCTCGGCTTCGCCGGCGAGATCGAGGTCACCTCGTACGGCGGCTCGGTTCGGGAAGCCTGCCTGTGGTCGGGTGTATTGGCTTCGCCGGGAGTGCGGCGGCGGGCCACTGTGCTGGATCGCGGCGAACAGATCACCGACGCCGAGCCGGACGACTGCCCGGTGCGGCCCGCGGGCCGCTGGATCGTCGACCCCGACGGCGCGGTTGTGCGGGCCGGTCTGGTGCGCCACTACGCGGCGCGGCACGGGCTGTGGCAGCTGGACCCCGACATTGCCTACCTCTCCGGCGAACGGTTGCCGCGCGGGGTGCGTGGCTTCGAGGTTCTCGAGCAGGTGGCGTTCGACGAGCGACGGCTGCGTCAGGCGCTGGCCGCGTTGGACTGCGGCGCCCTCGAGATTCTGGTCCGCGGCGTCGACGTGGACCCCGACGCGCTGCGCAAGCGACTGCGACTGCGCGGCCGGCAGGCCCTGTCCGTGGTCATCACCCGCATCGGCTCCGGCAGAGCGGTGTTCGTTTGTCGTCCGTCGCGATGA
- a CDS encoding glycosyltransferase family 4 protein, whose product MKILMVSWEYPPVVIGGLGRHVHHLATALAAAGHEVVVLSRRPTGTDPSTHPSSDEISEGVRVVAAAQDPHEFTFANDMMAWTLAMGHAMIRAGLALDFTPDVVHAHDWLVAHPAITLAEYFDVPMVSTIHATEAGRHSGWVSGPISRQVHAVESWLVRESDSLITCSTSMSDEITELFGPGLAEITVIRNGIDAARWPFAPRRSRTGPPELLYVGRLEYEKGVHDAIAALPRIRRTHPGTTLTIAGEGTQQEWLVEQARQHRVLRATRFAGRLDHDDLLAALHRADAAVLPSHYEPFGLAALEAAAAGTPLVTTNIGGLGEAVINGQTGMSFPPRDVARLASAVRKVLDDPAAAQRRAYAARERLTADFDWHTVAGETAQVYLAAKRRERQPLPRLPIIEHALPDR is encoded by the coding sequence ATGAAAATCCTGATGGTCTCCTGGGAGTACCCGCCGGTGGTGATCGGCGGGCTGGGCCGCCACGTCCATCACCTGGCCACGGCGCTGGCCGCGGCCGGCCACGAGGTCGTCGTGCTGTCGCGTCGCCCGACGGGCACCGACCCGAGCACGCACCCGTCGTCGGATGAGATCAGCGAGGGCGTGCGGGTAGTCGCCGCAGCGCAGGACCCGCACGAGTTCACCTTTGCCAACGACATGATGGCCTGGACCCTGGCAATGGGCCACGCCATGATCCGGGCCGGCCTGGCGCTGGACTTCACCCCCGACGTGGTGCACGCGCACGACTGGCTAGTGGCGCATCCGGCGATTACGTTAGCCGAATACTTCGACGTGCCAATGGTTTCCACGATCCATGCCACCGAAGCCGGTCGACACTCCGGGTGGGTGTCCGGCCCGATCAGCAGGCAAGTCCACGCCGTCGAATCATGGCTGGTGCGCGAATCCGATTCGCTGATCACATGTTCGACGTCGATGAGCGACGAGATCACCGAGCTGTTCGGGCCGGGACTGGCCGAGATCACCGTGATCCGCAACGGAATCGACGCCGCCCGTTGGCCATTCGCGCCGCGGCGTAGCCGTACCGGCCCGCCGGAACTGCTGTATGTCGGTCGGCTGGAATACGAGAAGGGCGTGCACGACGCGATCGCCGCGCTGCCCCGCATTCGACGCACCCATCCCGGTACCACGCTGACCATCGCCGGTGAGGGCACCCAGCAAGAGTGGCTCGTCGAGCAGGCCCGTCAGCACCGGGTGCTCAGAGCCACCAGGTTCGCCGGGCGGCTCGACCACGACGACCTGCTGGCCGCGCTGCACCGCGCCGACGCCGCGGTGCTGCCCAGCCACTACGAGCCGTTCGGGCTCGCCGCCCTGGAAGCCGCCGCGGCCGGCACGCCGCTGGTGACAACGAACATCGGCGGCCTGGGCGAGGCAGTGATCAACGGGCAAACCGGGATGTCCTTCCCGCCGCGCGACGTGGCCCGGCTTGCCAGCGCGGTCCGCAAGGTGCTCGACGACCCCGCCGCCGCACAGCGTCGCGCGTACGCCGCGCGAGAACGGCTCACCGCCGACTTCGACTGGCACACCGTGGCCGGGGAAACCGCGCAGGTATACCTGGCGGCCAAGCGTCGCGAACGCCAGCCGCTGCCGAGGTTGCCGATCATCGAGCACGCGCTGCCGGACCGCTGA
- a CDS encoding acyltransferase → MTTMWGAPLHRRWRGSRLRDPRQAKFLTLASLKWVLANRAWTPWYLVRYWRLLKFKLANPHIITRGMVFLGKGVEIHCTPELAQLEIGRWVHIGDKNTIRAHEGSLRFGDKVVLGRDNVVNTYLDIEIGDSVLMADWCYICDFDHRMDDITMPIKDQGIVKGPVRIGPDTWIAAKVTVLRNTTIGRGCVLGSHAVVKGNIPDYSIAVGAPAKVVKNRQLAWETSAAQRAELAAALADIERKKASR, encoded by the coding sequence ATGACGACCATGTGGGGCGCACCGCTGCATCGCCGGTGGCGGGGATCGAGGCTGCGTGACCCACGCCAGGCGAAGTTCCTGACGCTGGCGTCGCTGAAGTGGGTGCTGGCGAACCGCGCGTGGACCCCGTGGTACCTGGTGCGCTACTGGCGGTTGCTGAAGTTCAAGCTCGCCAACCCGCACATCATCACCCGCGGCATGGTGTTCCTCGGAAAGGGCGTGGAGATCCACTGCACCCCGGAACTGGCCCAGCTCGAGATCGGTCGCTGGGTCCACATCGGCGACAAGAACACCATCCGCGCCCATGAGGGCTCGCTGCGGTTCGGCGACAAGGTGGTGCTGGGCCGCGACAACGTCGTCAACACCTACCTCGACATCGAGATCGGCGATTCGGTGCTGATGGCCGACTGGTGCTACATCTGCGATTTCGACCACCGGATGGACGACATCACGATGCCGATCAAGGACCAGGGCATCGTCAAGGGCCCGGTCCGCATCGGGCCGGACACCTGGATTGCCGCCAAGGTGACGGTGTTGCGCAACACCACCATCGGCCGTGGTTGCGTGCTCGGATCGCATGCGGTGGTCAAGGGCAACATCCCGGACTACTCGATCGCGGTCGGCGCGCCGGCCAAGGTGGTCAAGAACCGTCAGTTGGCGTGGGAGACGTCGGCCGCCCAGCGAGCCGAGTTGGCTGCGGCGCTGGCCGACATCGAACGCAAAAAGGCGAGCCGCTAG
- a CDS encoding cryptochrome/photolyase family protein produces the protein MPTLLWFRRDLRLHDLPPLLEAADAGDEVLACFVVDPRLEASPARRRLQFLCDSLRQLRDGLDGRLLVTSGRPEERIPLIAKEIAASSVHVSADFTPFGWRRDGRVSEALGNVPLVATASPYLVSPGRVTKNDGTPYRVFTPFLRNWREAGWPPPARSGVESARWLDPGQVAIERCEIPDPGVTLDLAAGEAAARRQWARFVRDGMDHYAEDRNRLDRHGTSRMSAHLKFGTIHPRTMAADLDLRRSGPKAYLRQLAFRDFYAAVLHHWPASAWRNWNRGFDSIQTDTGTEAERRFDAWKAGQTGFPLVDAGMRQLRDTGFMPNRMRMVVASFLVKDLHLPWQWGARWFLEQLVDGDMANNQHGWQWCAGSGTDAAPYFRVFNPVAQAEKFDPAGDYVRRWVPELATAQDAHLRRGQRPPGYPPPIVDHGAERVEALRRYRRISEG, from the coding sequence ATGCCCACGCTGCTGTGGTTTCGCCGCGATCTGCGGCTGCACGATCTGCCCCCGTTGTTGGAGGCGGCCGACGCTGGCGACGAGGTGCTGGCCTGCTTCGTTGTCGATCCGCGCCTGGAGGCCTCACCCGCCCGGCGCCGTTTGCAGTTCCTGTGCGACTCGCTTCGGCAGTTACGCGACGGCCTCGACGGCCGGCTGCTGGTGACCAGTGGCCGGCCAGAAGAGCGGATTCCCCTTATTGCCAAGGAAATTGCAGCGTCGTCGGTGCATGTGTCAGCGGACTTCACGCCGTTCGGGTGGCGCCGCGACGGGCGGGTGAGCGAGGCGCTGGGCAACGTTCCGTTGGTGGCCACAGCATCGCCGTACCTGGTGTCACCGGGACGAGTCACCAAAAACGACGGCACACCGTATCGGGTGTTCACGCCCTTCCTGCGGAACTGGCGCGAGGCGGGATGGCCGCCACCGGCGCGGTCTGGCGTCGAATCGGCACGCTGGCTCGATCCGGGCCAGGTGGCCATCGAACGCTGCGAGATCCCGGATCCCGGTGTGACGCTTGACCTCGCAGCCGGTGAAGCGGCTGCGCGACGGCAATGGGCGCGGTTTGTCCGTGACGGGATGGACCACTACGCGGAGGATCGCAACCGGCTCGACCGCCACGGCACCAGTCGCATGTCGGCCCATCTGAAATTCGGCACGATTCACCCGCGGACCATGGCGGCCGACCTTGATCTTCGTCGCAGCGGGCCGAAAGCCTATCTGCGCCAATTGGCTTTCCGCGACTTCTACGCTGCCGTGCTCCATCACTGGCCGGCCAGCGCCTGGCGTAACTGGAACCGCGGTTTCGACTCCATCCAAACCGACACCGGGACGGAGGCGGAACGCCGCTTCGATGCGTGGAAAGCCGGCCAGACCGGATTCCCGCTTGTCGACGCCGGCATGCGTCAGCTCCGCGACACCGGATTCATGCCGAACCGCATGCGGATGGTCGTCGCGTCGTTTCTGGTGAAGGACCTGCACCTGCCTTGGCAGTGGGGTGCCCGGTGGTTTCTCGAGCAGCTGGTCGACGGCGACATGGCCAACAACCAGCACGGCTGGCAGTGGTGTGCGGGAAGCGGCACCGACGCGGCACCGTACTTCCGGGTCTTCAATCCCGTCGCACAGGCCGAAAAGTTCGACCCCGCAGGCGATTACGTCCGACGCTGGGTCCCGGAGTTGGCCACTGCCCAGGACGCCCACCTACGGCGGGGCCAGCGCCCGCCCGGATACCCGCCGCCCATCGTCGACCACGGCGCCGAGCGCGTCGAAGCGCTGCGCCGCTATCGGCGCATCTCCGAGGGCTAG
- a CDS encoding PQQ-binding-like beta-propeller repeat protein, with protein MVAAVVILTLAGCRNTDSWVEAAPAPGWPAQYGDASNTSYTHTTGATTLKLGWTRSVKGSLAAAPALSGRGWMVLNAQTPAGCSLMEWENDDNGRQRWCVRLVQGGGFAGPLFDGFDNVYVGQPGAMMSFPPTQWTRWRAPVIGMPSTPRILKDGQLLVVTHLGQVLVFDAHRGTVVGSPLDLVEGVDSTDPTRGLSDCAPARPGCPVAAAPAFAATTGAVVLGLWEPGANAAVLVGLKYHPGQNPLLTREWTSDAVATGVLASPVLSADGSTVYVNGRDQQLWALHAADGKPKWSAPLKFLAQTPPTLTPGGLIVSGGGPDTQLVAFKDAGDHAELVWRRDDVTPLCTSSLAGSGVGYTVAKADRGMSLLIFDPRDGHTHGSYPLPEATGYPVGVAVGHDRRVVAATSDGQVYSFAPA; from the coding sequence GTGGTGGCCGCGGTGGTGATCTTGACGCTCGCCGGCTGCCGGAACACAGACTCCTGGGTAGAAGCCGCGCCCGCCCCGGGATGGCCCGCGCAATACGGCGACGCGTCCAACACCAGCTACACCCATACGACCGGTGCGACCACACTGAAACTGGGCTGGACGCGGTCGGTGAAGGGCAGCCTGGCCGCGGCACCGGCGCTGAGCGGCCGTGGCTGGATGGTGCTCAACGCGCAAACCCCGGCCGGGTGCTCGCTGATGGAGTGGGAGAACGACGACAACGGCCGGCAGCGCTGGTGCGTACGCCTGGTTCAGGGCGGCGGCTTTGCCGGCCCTCTGTTCGACGGCTTCGACAACGTCTACGTCGGCCAGCCCGGGGCGATGATGTCCTTTCCGCCCACCCAGTGGACGCGCTGGCGGGCACCGGTGATCGGAATGCCTTCCACCCCAAGGATTCTCAAAGATGGTCAGCTGCTGGTCGTCACCCACCTGGGCCAGGTGCTGGTGTTCGACGCGCACCGCGGCACCGTGGTCGGCAGCCCACTGGACCTGGTGGAAGGCGTCGATTCGACCGATCCCACCCGCGGGCTTTCCGATTGCGCACCGGCCCGACCGGGCTGTCCCGTCGCCGCGGCACCGGCTTTTGCCGCCACGACCGGCGCCGTGGTACTGGGCCTCTGGGAGCCCGGCGCCAACGCGGCGGTGCTGGTCGGCCTGAAATACCACCCGGGACAAAACCCGCTGCTGACCCGGGAGTGGACCAGTGACGCCGTGGCGACCGGTGTGCTTGCCAGCCCGGTGCTGTCCGCGGACGGCTCGACCGTCTACGTCAACGGACGCGACCAACAGCTGTGGGCGCTGCATGCCGCCGACGGGAAGCCGAAATGGTCAGCGCCGCTGAAGTTCCTGGCGCAGACGCCGCCCACCCTGACGCCAGGCGGGCTGATCGTGTCCGGCGGCGGTCCCGACACGCAGCTGGTCGCCTTCAAAGACGCCGGCGACCACGCCGAGTTGGTGTGGCGCCGCGACGACGTCACCCCGCTGTGTACGTCGAGCCTGGCCGGCAGCGGCGTCGGCTACACGGTGGCCAAAGCCGATCGCGGGATGTCGCTGCTGATCTTCGACCCGCGCGACGGCCACACCCATGGCAGCTATCCGCTGCCGGAGGCCACCGGCTACCCGGTCGGGGTGGCGGTCGGCCATGATCGCCGGGTGGTCGCCGCCACCAGCGACGGTCAGGTGTACAGCTTCGCCCCGGCCTAA